A genomic stretch from Anaerolinea thermophila UNI-1 includes:
- a CDS encoding NBR1-Ig-like domain-containing protein produces the protein MPKNSKRWMFRMSLALILLILAGCGGLPARGTPTLAPFRPAPPLPATPTPLTNPADLVLPLSTPVCLDNLTFLSDVTIPDGTEVEPNSTLDKRWEVQNSGNCNWDERYRLRLIAGPAMQAAEEQALFPARSGNKAIIQVVFQAPAEPGQYRSAWQAYNAEGQPFGDVIFIDIVVK, from the coding sequence ATGCCGAAGAACTCTAAACGCTGGATGTTCAGGATGAGCCTTGCGCTCATCCTGTTGATTCTGGCAGGGTGTGGGGGACTGCCTGCGCGGGGCACGCCCACACTGGCGCCGTTTCGCCCGGCGCCGCCCCTGCCTGCCACACCTACTCCGCTGACCAACCCGGCAGACCTGGTCCTGCCGCTCTCCACGCCGGTGTGTCTGGATAACCTCACCTTCCTCTCGGATGTGACCATTCCCGACGGCACGGAAGTCGAGCCAAACTCGACGCTGGACAAGCGCTGGGAAGTGCAGAACAGCGGCAATTGCAACTGGGATGAACGCTACCGTCTGCGCCTGATTGCCGGACCTGCCATGCAAGCCGCCGAAGAGCAAGCCCTCTTTCCGGCGCGCAGTGGCAACAAAGCCATTATCCAGGTGGTGTTTCAGGCACCTGCCGAACCCGGGCAGTACCGCTCGGCGTGGCAGGCTTATAACGCTGAGGGCCAGCCGTTTGGGGATGTCATTTTCATAGATATCGTGGTGAAGTAA
- a CDS encoding cation-translocating P-type ATPase, with the protein MSNPSNETEWYQQSVEETARLLDTSPHDGLSEAEAARRLQQYGFNELIDRGGKSPWKILLEQLTGIMTVVLVIAGVISFILGDKEDAIAILAIIVLNTALGFSQEYRAEKAMAALKKMSAPLVKVRREGHTREISSREVVPGDVVLLEAGNLIPADGRLAEAVNLRIQEAVLTGESEPVEKITAPIAKEHPPLGDQRNRAFMGTLVTYGRGALIVTATGMRTELGKIAEMLQTVGQEKTPMQKRLEQLARTLALAALGIVVIVFGLGILRGEDIRLMFLTAVSMAVAAIPEGLPTVVTIGLALGAQSMLKRNALIRKLPAVETLGSVTTICSDKTGTLTENRMTVTVLDVANYELDLKEQMQNFSPRVRRDQVEPVLRENGAIPLVLTAGALCNDAVLEADPRRPDEYTSVGDPTEGALVIAAARAGLWKEELEQIFPRAAELPFDSERKRMTTVHRVPQSALPDLYAGFFAEGREPYIAFTKGSVDGMLEVSTAVWVEGKIVPMDDHWRERIRQSNDKLARGGMRVLGMAYRLRSSDAVNAADDPLESGLIFLGMAAMMDPARPEVFDAVQTAKQAGIRPIMITGDHPLTALAIARELGIAASERVITGAELARMDVPALAQAVKEVSVFARVSPEHKLKIVEALQSNGEIVAMTGDGVNDAPALKKADIGVAMGITGTDVSKEAADMVLLDDNFATIVAAVEEGRRIYENIRKFIRYTLGSNLGEILVVLGAPFLGMPIPLTPLQILWVNLVTDGLPGLALTVEQAERGTMRRPPHPPRENVFARGLWGNIFYAGFMMTVLTLIVAYSAWSMGLEAWRTMAFTTLTLAQMGNALALRTGSESVFREGFFKNRAMIGAVLLTFVLQLAVVYVPFLQPFFATQALTAAELGVCLLANAAMFGLVELEKRLRR; encoded by the coding sequence ATGTCCAATCCCTCAAATGAAACTGAATGGTACCAGCAGAGCGTCGAGGAAACTGCCCGCCTGCTGGACACCTCGCCGCATGACGGCTTGAGCGAAGCCGAAGCCGCCCGCCGTCTTCAGCAGTACGGATTCAACGAACTGATTGACCGCGGCGGGAAAAGCCCATGGAAGATTCTGCTGGAACAACTGACCGGCATCATGACCGTGGTGCTGGTCATTGCCGGCGTCATTTCCTTTATTCTGGGGGATAAGGAAGACGCCATCGCCATCCTCGCCATCATTGTGCTTAACACCGCGCTGGGCTTTTCGCAGGAATACCGCGCCGAAAAAGCCATGGCGGCGCTGAAGAAAATGTCTGCTCCGCTGGTCAAGGTGCGCCGCGAGGGTCACACCCGCGAGATTTCCTCGCGCGAGGTGGTGCCGGGCGATGTGGTTCTGCTGGAAGCCGGCAATCTCATTCCCGCCGACGGCAGGCTGGCAGAGGCGGTCAACCTGCGCATTCAGGAAGCCGTGCTGACCGGCGAATCGGAGCCAGTGGAGAAAATCACCGCGCCCATTGCCAAAGAACATCCGCCGCTGGGCGATCAGCGCAACCGTGCCTTCATGGGCACGCTGGTCACCTACGGGCGCGGCGCGCTCATCGTCACCGCCACCGGCATGCGCACCGAACTGGGCAAGATTGCCGAGATGCTCCAAACGGTGGGACAGGAAAAAACCCCCATGCAGAAGCGCCTGGAGCAGTTGGCGCGCACCCTGGCGCTGGCGGCGCTGGGCATTGTGGTCATCGTCTTCGGGCTGGGCATCCTGCGCGGCGAGGACATCCGCCTGATGTTCCTGACGGCGGTGAGCATGGCGGTTGCCGCCATCCCCGAGGGCTTGCCGACGGTGGTGACCATCGGGCTGGCACTGGGCGCGCAATCCATGCTGAAGCGCAATGCCCTCATCCGCAAACTGCCCGCCGTGGAAACCCTCGGCTCGGTGACCACCATCTGCTCCGACAAGACCGGCACGCTGACCGAAAACCGCATGACCGTCACCGTGCTGGATGTTGCCAACTACGAACTGGACTTGAAAGAGCAGATGCAGAACTTCAGCCCGCGGGTGCGCCGCGATCAGGTGGAGCCGGTCCTGCGCGAGAACGGCGCCATCCCGCTGGTGCTGACCGCTGGTGCGTTGTGCAACGATGCCGTGCTGGAAGCTGACCCGCGCCGCCCGGACGAGTACACCTCGGTGGGCGACCCCACCGAAGGCGCGCTGGTGATTGCCGCGGCGCGCGCCGGATTGTGGAAAGAGGAACTGGAGCAGATCTTCCCCCGTGCGGCGGAACTGCCCTTTGACTCCGAACGCAAGCGCATGACCACCGTTCACCGCGTGCCGCAGTCTGCCCTGCCCGACCTGTACGCCGGTTTCTTCGCCGAAGGGCGCGAGCCGTACATTGCCTTCACCAAAGGCTCGGTGGACGGCATGCTCGAGGTCAGCACGGCAGTGTGGGTGGAAGGCAAAATTGTGCCAATGGATGACCACTGGCGCGAGCGCATCCGCCAGTCCAACGACAAACTGGCGCGCGGCGGCATGCGCGTGCTGGGCATGGCGTACCGCCTGCGCTCCAGCGATGCCGTGAACGCCGCGGATGACCCGCTGGAAAGCGGCTTAATCTTCCTGGGCATGGCGGCGATGATGGATCCCGCCCGCCCGGAAGTCTTTGACGCCGTGCAGACCGCCAAACAAGCCGGCATCCGCCCGATTATGATTACCGGCGACCACCCCCTCACCGCGCTTGCCATTGCCCGCGAACTGGGCATTGCCGCCAGCGAGCGCGTCATCACCGGCGCAGAACTAGCGCGCATGGACGTGCCTGCCCTGGCGCAGGCGGTCAAAGAGGTGAGCGTATTTGCGCGGGTCTCGCCGGAGCATAAACTCAAGATTGTCGAAGCCCTGCAGAGCAACGGCGAAATCGTTGCCATGACCGGTGACGGCGTCAACGATGCCCCGGCGCTCAAGAAAGCCGATATCGGCGTTGCCATGGGCATCACCGGCACAGACGTGTCCAAAGAAGCCGCCGACATGGTCCTGCTGGACGACAACTTTGCCACCATTGTCGCCGCGGTGGAAGAGGGTCGGCGCATTTACGAGAACATCCGCAAGTTCATCCGCTACACCCTGGGCTCCAACCTGGGAGAGATTCTGGTGGTGCTGGGCGCGCCCTTCCTGGGCATGCCCATCCCGCTGACGCCCCTGCAAATCCTCTGGGTCAACCTGGTGACCGACGGCTTGCCCGGGCTGGCGCTGACGGTGGAGCAAGCTGAGCGCGGCACCATGCGCCGCCCGCCCCATCCCCCGCGCGAGAACGTCTTTGCCCGCGGCTTGTGGGGCAACATCTTCTATGCCGGTTTCATGATGACCGTGCTGACGCTGATTGTGGCTTACAGCGCGTGGAGCATGGGGCTGGAAGCCTGGCGCACCATGGCGTTCACCACCCTCACCCTGGCGCAGATGGGCAACGCCCTGGCACTGCGCACGGGGAGTGAGTCGGTCTTCCGCGAGGGCTTCTTCAAGAACCGCGCCATGATTGGGGCTGTCCTGCTCACCTTTGTCCTGCAGTTGGCAGTGGTGTACGTGCCTTTCCTGCAACCCTTCTTCGCCACGCAGGCACTCACTGCCGCCGAACTGGGCGTGTGTCTGCTCGCCAACGCCGCCATGTTCGGGCTGGTGGAACTGGAAAAGCGTCTGCGCCGCTGA
- a CDS encoding transposase, whose protein sequence is MDKYIPMRSFMEEFFDDEITAAKAAEIGQAMLVARSLRLTEIAGKMRGGSAASYKRIQRFLQKVDPRAMLWRLFCEQAEYVIGDPTEIERPQAWKTEYVGTLKDGKTRGFWVLLLATPYRGRALPCGLLTYSSKTIAADRSSRNVNHVRAFAGLKDLLGERPLVLDREFSYLELLLNLVEEGVNFVIRLNLGHHPPRFWDAEGREVVLSLAPGEKVIHPSVWYKGKVCVNLIGVWKKGLAEPLWVMSNLEPERAWQVYLWRMKIEETFRDLKGLLGMTRLMNKRQENMEKMVAMLLLVYAIALLIGEGLRDRLYGSPNQLQENVDVVLHKTGKKWRRYSGLFILLKQKWWLPPREWQSIVKEALASFVAIVRPTVLTHV, encoded by the coding sequence ATGGATAAGTATATCCCGATGCGTTCTTTCATGGAGGAGTTTTTTGATGATGAAATCACCGCTGCCAAAGCGGCAGAAATTGGGCAAGCCATGCTGGTGGCCCGCTCCTTGCGGCTGACCGAGATTGCGGGCAAAATGCGCGGCGGTAGCGCGGCCAGTTACAAACGCATCCAGCGCTTTCTGCAAAAGGTTGACCCGCGGGCCATGCTCTGGCGTCTGTTTTGTGAACAAGCCGAGTATGTGATTGGCGACCCGACCGAGATTGAACGTCCACAAGCCTGGAAGACGGAGTATGTCGGCACGCTCAAAGACGGCAAGACGCGAGGCTTCTGGGTGTTGCTGTTGGCCACACCCTATCGCGGACGGGCTCTCCCTTGCGGTTTGCTGACCTACTCGTCCAAGACCATCGCCGCTGACCGGTCGTCGCGCAATGTGAACCATGTCCGTGCGTTCGCCGGATTGAAAGACCTGCTGGGGGAGCGTCCGTTGGTGTTGGATCGGGAATTCAGTTACCTCGAATTGTTGCTCAATCTGGTCGAAGAGGGAGTGAACTTTGTCATTCGTCTGAACCTGGGCCACCATCCGCCCAGGTTCTGGGATGCCGAGGGCAGGGAAGTGGTCTTATCACTCGCTCCCGGTGAAAAGGTAATCCACCCATCCGTGTGGTACAAAGGCAAGGTATGCGTCAACCTGATCGGTGTCTGGAAGAAGGGCCTGGCTGAACCGTTATGGGTGATGAGCAACCTCGAACCCGAGCGGGCATGGCAGGTGTATCTCTGGCGGATGAAAATCGAGGAAACCTTCCGCGATTTGAAAGGACTGCTGGGGATGACCCGGCTGATGAATAAGCGACAGGAAAACATGGAAAAGATGGTAGCAATGCTGCTGTTGGTTTATGCGATTGCCTTGTTGATCGGTGAAGGCTTGCGAGACCGCCTGTATGGATCGCCAAACCAGCTACAGGAGAATGTTGATGTCGTTCTGCACAAGACGGGCAAGAAATGGCGGCGCTATTCGGGTCTGTTTATCTTGCTCAAACAGAAATGGTGGCTTCCACCCCGTGAGTGGCAGTCCATTGTCAAGGAGGCTTTGGCGTCGTTTGTTGCTATCGTTCGCCCAACTGTCCTAACTCATGTCTGA
- the recA gene encoding recombinase RecA, with product MARKSQPPVPIPSRPDPLDEARRAVLDKALGDITKRYGEGAIMRMGEAQHMAVEAIPTGSLSLDIALGVGGVPRGRITEIYGPESSGKTTICQHIVAEAQRMGGVAAYIDMEHALDPAYAARCGVDVENLLISQPDTGEQALEIAETLVRSGAVDVVVIDSVAALVPRAEIEGDMGDASMGMQARLMSQALRKLSGAINQTKTTVIFTNQLRQKIGVMFGNPETTTGGMALKFYASVRLDIRRIQSIKLGAEIIGNRVRVRVVKNKVAPPFRTAEFDIMYNEGISKVGDVLDLATSLDIVTKRGAFFSYGDVRLGQGRENAKEFLRQNPDLLQEIELAVRQRAMSGELPLPLAGGDEDAEEL from the coding sequence ATGGCACGTAAATCGCAACCCCCGGTCCCCATCCCTTCCCGTCCAGACCCGCTGGATGAAGCCCGCCGGGCAGTGCTGGACAAAGCCCTTGGGGACATTACCAAACGCTACGGCGAAGGCGCCATCATGCGCATGGGTGAAGCCCAGCATATGGCGGTGGAAGCCATCCCCACCGGCTCGCTCTCGCTGGATATTGCCCTTGGGGTCGGCGGGGTTCCGCGCGGACGCATTACAGAGATTTATGGACCGGAATCATCCGGCAAGACCACCATCTGTCAGCACATTGTCGCCGAAGCCCAGCGCATGGGGGGCGTTGCCGCTTACATTGATATGGAACATGCCCTCGACCCGGCATACGCCGCCCGTTGTGGCGTGGATGTGGAAAACCTGCTCATCTCCCAGCCCGATACCGGCGAGCAAGCCCTGGAGATTGCCGAGACGCTGGTGCGCTCCGGCGCGGTGGATGTGGTGGTCATCGACTCGGTGGCGGCGCTGGTGCCGCGCGCAGAAATCGAAGGCGATATGGGCGATGCCAGCATGGGCATGCAGGCGCGCCTGATGTCGCAAGCCCTGCGCAAACTCTCCGGCGCCATCAACCAGACCAAGACCACGGTGATCTTCACCAACCAACTGCGCCAGAAAATCGGGGTGATGTTCGGCAACCCGGAGACCACCACCGGCGGCATGGCACTCAAGTTCTATGCCTCGGTGCGTCTGGATATCCGCCGCATCCAGTCCATCAAACTGGGCGCGGAGATTATCGGCAACCGCGTGCGTGTGCGCGTGGTCAAGAACAAGGTGGCGCCGCCGTTCCGCACGGCAGAATTTGACATCATGTACAACGAGGGCATCTCCAAGGTGGGCGATGTGCTCGACCTGGCGACCAGCCTGGACATTGTCACCAAGCGCGGGGCGTTCTTCTCTTACGGCGATGTACGTCTGGGACAGGGGCGCGAAAACGCTAAGGAATTCCTGCGCCAGAACCCCGATTTGCTACAGGAAATCGAACTGGCGGTGCGTCAGCGCGCCATGAGCGGGGAACTGCCTCTGCCGCTGGCTGGCGGGGATGAGGATGCCGAAGAACTCTAA
- a CDS encoding ABC transporter ATP-binding protein yields MAEIRRAPAQPPATPPPMMGFRPGGGPPFGFLQGGEKSRDARGTLLRLARYLRRQRWVLAGTAVLVIFVTAVDLLGPYLMSLAIDRFIKGGDLPGLARLIGWMILTYLVAAGGTWLQTYLMVGVAQQAVRDLRDDLFGRMQALPLRFFDQHAHGDLMSRLTNDMENISNVLATSFSQLISSLFGLMGVLILIFMLNVPLAVVSLVVMPLTYVITRAIARRTRCGFRQVQQALGALNGIIEETITGERTVKAFVREETVTAQFSQVNQRLRGVALRARVLTSFMGPLMNMVNNLGLAIVACTGGVLAVQGMATVGEIAAFINYAGRLGRPLNQIAQLFSTIQSALAGAERVFEIMDQIPEQDAPDAKPLTHVRGEVEFDHVSFAYEPGVPVLKDVCLHARPGEMIALVGPTGAGKTTIANLLTRFYDVDEGAIRIDGQDIRRLKMDDLREKLGLVLQDTFLFSGTVMDNIRYGRLDASDEEVIAAAQLANADPLIRRLPHGYHTLLSERGSNLSQGQRQLIAIARAVLADPEILILDEATSNVDTRTEKHLQEALMRLMKGRTSFVIAHRLSTIRDADQVLVIHEGRIIERGTHASLLAQQGFYYRLYQSQFKGLPVPANG; encoded by the coding sequence ATGGCTGAAATTCGACGCGCACCCGCACAACCACCCGCAACCCCGCCGCCGATGATGGGTTTCCGCCCGGGGGGCGGTCCGCCGTTTGGCTTTCTGCAGGGCGGCGAAAAATCGCGTGATGCCCGCGGCACGCTTCTGCGCCTTGCGCGTTATCTGCGCCGTCAGCGCTGGGTGCTGGCGGGGACGGCGGTGCTGGTCATCTTCGTTACTGCGGTGGACCTGCTGGGACCTTACCTGATGAGCCTTGCCATTGACCGCTTCATCAAGGGCGGCGACCTGCCCGGGCTGGCGCGCTTGATTGGCTGGATGATTCTCACCTACCTGGTGGCGGCAGGCGGCACCTGGTTGCAGACCTACCTGATGGTCGGAGTCGCTCAGCAAGCCGTGCGCGACCTGCGCGACGACCTCTTCGGGCGCATGCAAGCCCTGCCTCTGCGCTTCTTTGACCAGCATGCCCACGGCGACTTGATGAGCCGCCTGACCAACGACATGGAGAACATCAGCAACGTGCTGGCGACCAGTTTCAGCCAGTTGATTTCCAGCCTCTTCGGCTTGATGGGGGTGCTGATTCTCATCTTCATGCTCAATGTGCCGCTGGCGGTGGTCAGTCTGGTGGTCATGCCGCTGACGTATGTCATCACCCGCGCCATTGCCAGGCGCACCCGCTGCGGCTTCCGCCAGGTTCAGCAAGCCCTGGGCGCGCTCAACGGCATCATCGAGGAAACCATCACCGGCGAGCGCACCGTCAAAGCCTTTGTGCGTGAGGAAACGGTCACGGCGCAGTTCTCGCAGGTCAACCAGCGCCTGCGCGGGGTGGCACTGCGCGCCCGCGTGCTGACCAGTTTCATGGGACCGCTGATGAACATGGTTAACAACCTGGGGCTGGCAATTGTTGCCTGCACGGGCGGGGTGCTGGCGGTGCAGGGCATGGCAACCGTGGGTGAGATTGCCGCTTTCATTAACTATGCCGGCAGGCTGGGACGTCCGCTCAACCAGATTGCCCAACTGTTCAGCACCATTCAATCGGCGCTGGCAGGCGCGGAGCGCGTCTTCGAAATCATGGATCAAATTCCCGAACAGGACGCGCCCGACGCAAAACCGCTGACGCACGTGCGCGGCGAGGTAGAGTTCGACCATGTTTCATTTGCTTACGAACCCGGCGTGCCGGTGTTGAAGGACGTCTGCCTGCATGCCCGTCCCGGCGAGATGATTGCCCTGGTGGGTCCTACCGGCGCGGGCAAGACCACCATTGCCAACCTGCTGACACGCTTTTACGACGTGGACGAGGGCGCCATCCGCATTGACGGGCAGGACATCCGCAGGCTGAAAATGGACGACCTGCGCGAGAAACTGGGTCTGGTCCTGCAGGATACCTTCCTCTTCAGCGGCACGGTGATGGACAACATCCGCTACGGACGGCTGGACGCCAGCGATGAAGAGGTCATTGCCGCGGCGCAACTTGCCAACGCCGACCCCCTCATCCGCCGCCTGCCGCATGGCTATCACACCCTGCTTTCGGAGCGCGGGAGCAACCTCAGCCAGGGTCAGCGCCAGTTGATTGCCATTGCCCGCGCGGTGCTGGCAGACCCGGAGATTTTGATTCTGGACGAAGCCACCAGCAACGTGGACACGCGCACCGAGAAGCACCTGCAGGAAGCCCTCATGCGCCTGATGAAGGGACGCACCTCGTTCGTCATTGCCCACCGCCTCAGCACCATCCGCGATGCCGATCAGGTGCTGGTGATTCACGAAGGGCGCATCATCGAGCGCGGCACGCACGCCAGTCTGCTGGCGCAACAGGGCTTTTACTACCGCCTGTATCAGAGTCAGTTCAAGGGCTTGCCGGTGCCGGCGAACGGGTAA
- a CDS encoding ABC transporter ATP-binding protein encodes MKPSGWKVLRFLKPYWLWIVLAPLLMLLEVVMDLMQPRMVERIVDQGIANLDLPFVLQTGLLMFGLAVIGATGGMSNGIFAEMTVQGFGADLREALFRKVQSFSFRNLDAFETGQLITRLTSDVAQLQEGVLITLRMLVRAPLLLIGSLVMAIVTSPQLAFLPLVLMPIELLAVVWIVRKATPLFTLVQEKLDALNGVMEENLSGMRVVKAFARAAHEKQRFAHANRALTDQAVRAGRTVAVMPSFMMLTMNLGIVGVLWFGGVQVVRGGMQVGQIIAFVNYLMTTLFSLMMVSQMVIQFSRAEASARRIEEVLETEPELQDAPNAICDVRLKGHIVFDRVTFRYDGADSEPVLKEVSFTAQPGETVALLGMTGAGKSTLVHLIPRFYDVQGGRILIDGMDVREIDQKTLRRNIGMVLQETVLFSGTIRDNIRYGKPDASEEEVIAAAKAAQAHDFILTLPEGYDTVIGQRGVNLSGGQKQRLAIARALLIQPAILILDDSTSAVDVETETRIQQALEDLMRNRTCLVIAQRISTVLKADKILVLDDGRIVAQGTHAELLANSPIYQDIFESQLGNGVKIYG; translated from the coding sequence ATGAAACCTAGCGGTTGGAAAGTCTTGCGTTTTCTCAAACCTTACTGGCTGTGGATTGTGCTGGCTCCCCTGCTGATGCTGTTGGAAGTGGTCATGGATCTGATGCAGCCGCGCATGGTCGAGCGCATTGTCGATCAGGGCATTGCCAACCTGGACTTGCCCTTCGTCCTGCAAACCGGCTTGCTCATGTTCGGACTGGCGGTCATCGGCGCAACCGGCGGGATGAGCAACGGCATCTTTGCCGAGATGACTGTGCAGGGCTTTGGCGCCGACCTGCGCGAAGCCCTTTTCCGCAAGGTGCAGTCCTTCTCGTTCCGCAACCTGGACGCCTTTGAGACCGGACAACTCATCACCCGCCTGACCAGTGACGTGGCGCAACTGCAGGAAGGCGTGCTCATCACCCTGCGCATGCTGGTGCGCGCGCCGCTTCTGCTCATCGGCAGTCTGGTGATGGCAATCGTCACCAGCCCGCAGTTAGCCTTCCTGCCGCTGGTGCTGATGCCCATCGAACTGCTGGCGGTGGTGTGGATTGTGCGCAAAGCCACCCCGCTGTTCACTCTGGTGCAGGAAAAACTGGACGCGCTTAACGGGGTGATGGAAGAAAACCTTTCCGGGATGCGCGTGGTCAAAGCCTTTGCCCGCGCCGCCCACGAAAAACAGCGCTTTGCCCATGCCAACCGCGCCCTCACCGATCAAGCCGTGCGCGCCGGGCGTACAGTGGCGGTGATGCCTTCCTTCATGATGCTGACCATGAATCTGGGTATTGTCGGGGTGTTGTGGTTTGGCGGGGTGCAGGTGGTGCGCGGCGGGATGCAGGTGGGGCAGATTATCGCCTTCGTCAACTACCTGATGACCACCCTCTTCTCGCTGATGATGGTCAGTCAGATGGTGATTCAGTTCTCCCGCGCCGAGGCGTCCGCGCGGCGCATCGAGGAAGTGCTGGAGACCGAGCCGGAACTTCAGGACGCGCCCAACGCCATCTGCGACGTGCGCCTGAAAGGGCATATCGTCTTCGACCGCGTCACCTTCCGCTATGACGGCGCAGACAGCGAACCCGTGCTGAAAGAAGTCAGTTTCACCGCTCAACCCGGCGAGACGGTGGCACTGCTGGGCATGACCGGCGCGGGAAAAAGTACACTGGTGCATCTCATCCCGCGCTTTTACGACGTGCAGGGCGGGCGCATCCTCATTGACGGGATGGACGTGCGCGAAATCGATCAGAAAACCCTGCGCCGCAATATCGGCATGGTTTTGCAGGAAACCGTGCTGTTCAGCGGCACCATTCGCGACAACATCCGCTACGGCAAGCCCGATGCCAGCGAGGAAGAGGTCATTGCCGCGGCAAAGGCGGCTCAAGCCCATGATTTCATCCTCACCTTGCCCGAGGGCTATGATACGGTCATCGGTCAGCGCGGGGTCAACCTTTCGGGCGGGCAGAAACAGCGCCTTGCCATTGCGCGCGCTCTGCTCATCCAGCCTGCCATCCTCATTCTGGACGACAGCACCAGCGCGGTGGATGTGGAGACCGAGACCCGCATTCAGCAAGCCCTGGAAGACCTGATGCGCAACCGCACCTGCCTGGTGATTGCTCAGCGCATCAGCACGGTGCTGAAAGCCGACAAAATCCTGGTGCTGGACGACGGGCGCATCGTGGCGCAGGGCACGCACGCCGAACTGCTGGCGAACAGCCCCATCTATCAGGACATCTTCGAATCGCAACTGGGCAACGGAGTGAAAATCTATGGCTGA